The proteins below are encoded in one region of Spirochaeta isovalerica:
- a CDS encoding dipeptidyl-peptidase 3 family protein has protein sequence MNPIEEILNQFKEVPLEADLESLPEDVRSALPYIRQAMDLVTRIFLRQQHEHLPEHYDSVMKGEDEWRKRFYELFKGPWNQLTDFKSEYPDVNNRSAGCAFYPEDWANAKIKKTVEAMSGPEKEAAMDTYTVLRDNKGKLEAIPYHVYYAEELGEVFDLLEKAADMVEHEGLSSYLINRAEALVSGNYRESDAEWVRLTDSPVDLVIGPYEVYADALLGVKATYESMLMVVDREKGNALKEIESNLENLAAVFPVQSGAKAAVGGVAPIVVVDQIYSGGEAAQGVMAAAFNLPNDAWVRGNVGWKQVMLHNVMKAKFTVGTKEIAKKVMHGGENVDFDPMFTFVLLHEISHGLGPAYRADGRETAKCIGSSYVAIEETKADTGALYLILKLGGQYGINRYDSEVLLKTYLAGLFRSMRFGVHEAHGKANVIQFNWLKEKGVITRDGDRFAINAENIQNVAEELLVKVCTIEAAATPEEAEDFLREYGTPGEDILNAIGKLSDIPTDIKPVFPEF, from the coding sequence ATGAATCCTATTGAAGAAATATTGAATCAATTTAAAGAAGTTCCACTGGAAGCGGACCTGGAATCGCTTCCGGAAGATGTCCGCTCCGCATTGCCTTACATCCGTCAGGCTATGGACCTGGTTACACGAATCTTTCTGAGACAGCAGCACGAACACCTTCCCGAACACTACGATTCAGTCATGAAAGGCGAAGATGAGTGGAGAAAGCGTTTCTACGAGCTCTTTAAAGGACCGTGGAATCAGTTGACCGACTTTAAATCGGAATATCCCGATGTGAACAACAGAAGCGCCGGCTGCGCCTTCTACCCCGAAGACTGGGCTAACGCGAAGATTAAGAAAACCGTTGAGGCCATGAGCGGCCCTGAAAAAGAAGCGGCCATGGATACATACACCGTGCTGCGTGATAATAAGGGCAAACTTGAGGCTATCCCCTATCATGTCTATTATGCCGAAGAGCTGGGTGAAGTCTTTGATCTGCTCGAAAAAGCCGCTGATATGGTGGAACACGAAGGTCTCAGCTCCTATCTTATCAACAGGGCGGAAGCGCTGGTAAGCGGTAATTACAGGGAAAGCGATGCCGAGTGGGTCCGGCTCACCGACAGCCCTGTTGATCTGGTTATCGGGCCCTATGAAGTATATGCCGATGCCCTTTTAGGTGTGAAAGCCACCTATGAGAGCATGCTTATGGTTGTAGACCGGGAAAAGGGAAATGCCCTGAAAGAGATCGAAAGTAATCTGGAGAATCTGGCCGCGGTTTTTCCTGTTCAGTCGGGAGCGAAAGCCGCTGTGGGCGGTGTGGCTCCCATCGTCGTCGTAGACCAGATATACTCCGGGGGAGAAGCGGCTCAGGGCGTTATGGCTGCCGCATTCAATCTCCCTAACGATGCCTGGGTCCGCGGTAATGTGGGCTGGAAGCAGGTGATGCTCCACAATGTCATGAAAGCGAAATTTACAGTCGGCACAAAAGAGATCGCAAAAAAGGTTATGCACGGAGGAGAAAATGTCGATTTCGACCCCATGTTCACCTTTGTCCTGCTCCATGAAATCAGTCACGGTCTGGGACCGGCTTATAGGGCTGACGGCAGAGAGACCGCCAAATGCATCGGTTCATCCTACGTGGCGATCGAAGAGACGAAAGCCGATACGGGAGCACTTTATCTCATTCTGAAACTGGGCGGGCAGTACGGCATAAACCGGTATGACAGCGAAGTCCTGCTTAAAACCTACCTGGCCGGCCTGTTCCGGTCCATGCGCTTCGGCGTTCACGAGGCCCACGGGAAAGCCAATGTCATTCAGTTCAACTGGTTGAAGGAGAAAGGTGTTATTACCAGAGACGGCGACCGCTTCGCCATCAATGCGGAAAACATACAGAATGTGGCGGAGGAACTGCTGGTGAAGGTCTGTACCATCGAAGCAGCCGCAACACCGGAAGAAGCCGAGGATTTCCTCAGGGAATACGGCACTCCGGGAGAAGATATTCTCAATGCCATCGGGAAGCTGAGCGATATTCCGACTGATATCAAACCTGTCTTTCCCGAGTTCTAA
- a CDS encoding ATP-binding protein, with protein MKIQNRLLAAFSLYLLFLMSVGLAGTIYSINSNRNLNDLSGKIFSSQRHINTIRLEINLIYSEILTDLLNRSDRIDESAIDGHALVFYDELESLSRLHSESPEDSQNLRNRFQEFLLHAKWVAQIGGNRNLADHPDALNTFLERKNRLFDLFDSIAAHYQKGFITSFEEINRHTMEFLLFALVLVLTGFFVAFAVAYILSRSIARPINILTENLSLVEKGIFQVHSDIEGDDEIGRMAKAVNSMSSELDTRFRKMNYLQSLLQSILDSVSSMVIAVDENRLVTHWNRSTAQFTDVTADKATGAAFSDVFPPEILSSDMVIPVLEEKKTLQIEKRSVLYDGRERYYNYSIYPQRHMHLKGAVILIRDITDEVMMHDVMIQSEKMLSVGGLAAGMAHEINNPLAGIIQTISVLKKRLMGGTSVAANATKAEEAGIDLEKMSNYMKLRDIPRMFESIAASGRQITEIVDNMLSFSRKGNDRASSQDMEELIDKTIKLAVTDYDLKKDYDFRQIEIQRDYCGNLPPLVCESSKIQQVILNLLRNGAQAMQGEPEKTHRFIIRTALLKDRNMISIEIEDNGPGMSEEIRKKVFEPFFTTKAEGLGTGLGLSVSYFIVTETHNGELFVKSRLGEGTVFTINLPIQR; from the coding sequence ATGAAAATTCAAAACCGCCTTCTGGCCGCTTTCAGTTTGTATCTTTTATTTCTCATGTCAGTTGGTCTGGCGGGTACGATTTACTCCATAAACTCCAACAGGAACCTCAACGATCTTTCCGGAAAGATCTTCAGCAGCCAGCGTCATATCAATACGATCAGATTGGAAATCAATCTGATTTACAGCGAAATTCTCACGGATCTTCTCAACAGATCCGACCGGATCGATGAAAGTGCAATCGATGGTCATGCACTCGTCTTTTATGACGAACTGGAGTCTCTATCCAGACTGCACAGCGAATCTCCCGAAGACTCGCAAAACTTGAGAAATCGTTTTCAGGAATTCCTTCTCCATGCTAAATGGGTGGCTCAGATCGGCGGAAACAGGAACCTGGCCGATCACCCGGACGCTTTGAATACATTTCTGGAGCGGAAAAACCGTCTTTTCGATCTCTTTGATTCTATTGCCGCCCACTATCAGAAAGGTTTTATCACCAGTTTCGAAGAAATAAACCGGCACACGATGGAGTTTCTCCTGTTCGCCCTGGTCCTGGTTCTTACCGGTTTTTTTGTTGCCTTTGCTGTCGCCTATATCCTGTCACGGTCTATAGCCCGCCCTATCAATATACTGACGGAAAACCTCAGTCTCGTTGAGAAGGGCATTTTTCAGGTTCATTCCGATATCGAAGGAGATGATGAAATAGGCAGAATGGCCAAAGCGGTCAATAGCATGTCTTCGGAGCTAGATACGCGATTCAGGAAAATGAACTATCTTCAGTCGCTTCTGCAGAGTATACTCGATTCGGTCAGTTCCATGGTAATTGCTGTAGATGAAAACAGGCTCGTTACCCACTGGAACCGGAGTACAGCCCAGTTTACCGATGTTACGGCAGACAAAGCGACCGGAGCGGCTTTTTCCGATGTCTTTCCCCCGGAAATACTATCCAGCGATATGGTCATACCGGTGCTGGAAGAAAAGAAAACTCTGCAGATCGAGAAAAGAAGCGTTCTTTATGACGGCAGGGAACGCTACTACAACTATTCCATTTATCCCCAGAGACATATGCACCTTAAAGGCGCTGTCATTCTTATTCGTGACATTACCGATGAAGTGATGATGCACGATGTCATGATACAGAGTGAAAAAATGCTTTCGGTCGGCGGCCTGGCCGCCGGGATGGCCCATGAGATAAATAATCCTCTGGCCGGAATAATCCAGACCATCTCGGTATTGAAAAAAAGACTGATGGGCGGAACTTCTGTCGCGGCCAATGCAACTAAGGCGGAAGAAGCGGGAATCGATCTCGAAAAAATGTCAAACTACATGAAACTCCGCGACATTCCCAGAATGTTTGAATCCATTGCTGCATCGGGCAGACAGATAACGGAAATAGTCGATAATATGTTGAGTTTTTCCCGCAAGGGAAATGACAGGGCATCAAGCCAGGATATGGAAGAACTGATAGACAAAACCATCAAGCTCGCTGTAACGGATTACGATCTGAAGAAAGATTATGATTTCCGGCAGATCGAAATTCAAAGAGACTACTGCGGGAATCTTCCTCCTCTCGTTTGCGAAAGCAGCAAAATCCAGCAGGTCATTCTCAACCTGCTCAGGAATGGTGCCCAGGCCATGCAGGGAGAACCGGAAAAGACCCATAGATTCATCATTCGGACGGCCTTACTTAAAGACAGAAATATGATTTCCATCGAAATAGAGGATAACGGTCCGGGAATGAGTGAGGAAATCCGTAAAAAAGTTTTCGAACCCTTTTTTACGACTAAAGCTGAAGGTCTCGGAACGGGATTGGGACTGAGTGTCTCTTATTTTATCGTTACCGAAACGCATAATGGTGAATTGTTCGTCAAATCCCGTTTGGGAGAAGGAACCGTTTTTACCATAAATCTGCCGATTCAACGGTGA
- a CDS encoding sulfite exporter TauE/SafE family protein has product MEISIILKYGLVLVAGVAAGFFNVVAGGGSLITVPAMIFLGLPPVMANGTNRIAILSQNITSVNSFRRKGYFDLKTGLILGATASAGAFLGSSIAVELPGEIFNRILSVVMILVLLFTLFSRKREGDSDRIVKVPLLAVAFFFVGIYGGFIQAGTGFIVIAVFSLISGTSLVRINSLKVFVVMIYTIPSLLVFILNGQVEWITGIFLAVGNSLGALFGTSFTISKGEKWIKIVLTVTVSAMAVKLFFF; this is encoded by the coding sequence ATGGAAATATCGATTATACTCAAATACGGTCTGGTTCTCGTTGCCGGAGTGGCAGCGGGCTTCTTCAATGTTGTGGCCGGAGGCGGATCTCTCATAACTGTTCCCGCCATGATTTTTCTCGGTCTTCCTCCGGTCATGGCAAACGGCACCAACCGGATCGCCATCCTCAGCCAGAACATAACATCGGTCAACAGTTTTCGCAGAAAAGGGTATTTCGATTTGAAAACCGGACTTATTCTGGGCGCCACGGCATCGGCCGGAGCTTTTCTCGGATCATCCATTGCTGTCGAGCTGCCTGGCGAAATCTTTAACCGGATCCTCTCTGTTGTAATGATTCTCGTCCTTCTTTTCACTCTCTTTTCCAGGAAAAGGGAAGGGGATTCGGACCGTATCGTCAAAGTTCCTCTGCTGGCTGTCGCTTTTTTCTTTGTGGGGATTTACGGCGGCTTCATTCAGGCCGGAACGGGTTTTATCGTTATTGCTGTCTTTTCTCTTATCAGCGGAACCAGCCTTGTAAGAATTAACAGCCTTAAGGTCTTTGTAGTCATGATTTATACCATTCCTTCTCTGCTTGTTTTTATTCTCAACGGACAGGTCGAGTGGATCACCGGCATTTTTCTGGCGGTTGGAAACAGTCTGGGAGCCCTTTTCGGAACCAGTTTCACCATATCCAAAGGGGAGAAATGGATTAAAATCGTTCTGACTGTCACCGTGTCAGCCATGGCTGTCAAACTGTTCTTCTTTTAA
- a CDS encoding MATE family efflux transporter → MSDFRKSIFAIALPVSFQSLIQASLSMIDQFMIGQLGTNAIASVGLGAKGLFILLFVLSGIGGGASVFISQYQGKGEENKIAQVMCVTLLSGGIITAVFFFVSIVTPGAFISLFTGDPAVRTGGASYLRYISAGYLPLLAVITWSAVLRSTGHTKLPMYAGLVSVAVNTFLNYLLIFGHGPFPPMGLEGAALATTASRFIEAAFLLTVVFSRRLPGSFPPREWLRISPDFIRPFAVTTVPLVLTELLWVLGDSAFSAIYGRIGTIELAAMTLTGPVQMITIGLLTGISTAAAVILGNELGSDNSERAGQYAGKFLIIGIAGTAFLGLIVVLLSPVYVSAFRISPESADMALKILRLFALVLWIKVSNMIMGNGILRSGGDTRFVMMMDTIGMWLIGVPMGILAAFVWKLPFPLVYMAVTVEEVIRMIFMLNRTRSGKWLNNLVKEL, encoded by the coding sequence ATGAGTGATTTCAGGAAATCAATATTTGCCATAGCCCTTCCCGTATCTTTTCAGAGTCTCATTCAGGCTTCTCTCAGTATGATCGATCAGTTTATGATCGGACAGCTCGGAACGAACGCCATCGCTTCTGTGGGATTGGGCGCCAAAGGGCTGTTTATACTCCTCTTTGTCCTATCGGGAATAGGAGGGGGAGCGTCGGTTTTTATATCCCAGTACCAGGGAAAGGGGGAGGAGAATAAGATCGCTCAGGTTATGTGTGTGACTCTCTTAAGCGGCGGGATAATAACGGCTGTTTTCTTTTTTGTTTCAATAGTAACTCCCGGAGCTTTTATCAGCCTGTTTACCGGCGATCCCGCAGTGCGGACCGGGGGGGCTTCCTATCTCCGATATATCTCTGCGGGGTATCTTCCCCTGCTGGCCGTCATTACCTGGTCTGCCGTTCTCAGGTCTACAGGCCATACAAAACTGCCGATGTATGCCGGTCTGGTTTCGGTAGCCGTCAATACATTCCTTAATTATTTACTGATCTTCGGACACGGTCCTTTTCCTCCGATGGGGCTGGAAGGGGCGGCTCTGGCCACGACAGCGTCCCGTTTTATCGAAGCAGCGTTTCTTCTCACAGTTGTATTCAGCCGAAGGCTTCCCGGTTCATTTCCTCCGCGGGAATGGCTGAGAATCTCTCCCGATTTCATCAGACCCTTTGCTGTAACGACGGTACCCCTGGTTCTTACAGAGCTGCTATGGGTTCTCGGCGATTCGGCTTTTTCCGCGATTTACGGACGGATCGGCACAATAGAGCTTGCCGCCATGACCTTGACCGGACCTGTACAGATGATCACTATCGGCCTCCTGACAGGTATCAGTACGGCGGCTGCGGTCATTCTGGGAAATGAACTTGGCAGCGATAACAGTGAAAGAGCGGGACAGTATGCCGGTAAATTTCTTATAATAGGGATAGCCGGCACGGCTTTTCTGGGACTGATTGTTGTGCTGCTGTCACCTGTATATGTTTCAGCCTTCCGTATTTCTCCGGAATCGGCTGATATGGCTCTGAAGATCCTCCGGCTTTTCGCTCTTGTCCTCTGGATAAAAGTGAGCAACATGATAATGGGCAACGGAATCCTCAGAAGCGGCGGTGATACGCGGTTTGTAATGATGATGGATACCATAGGAATGTGGTTAATCGGCGTCCCGATGGGAATTCTGGCGGCTTTTGTCTGGAAGCTGCCTTTTCCACTGGTTTATATGGCTGTTACAGTTGAAGAAGTGATAAGAATGATATTCATGCTGAATCGCACCCGATCGGGCAAGTGGCTGAATAACCTCGTTAAGGAGCTGTAG
- a CDS encoding glycoside hydrolase family 13 protein: MSEKDWKKSAVIYQIMADRFFIGNGKTVEDKVKEGLYGEKAVPVSWNSLPEAGPEAPYQFFGGDFQGIIEKLDYIKDLGADTLYITPFFDSPSYHKYDALDFRSIDKAYGTFELYGRLREELKKRGMHLIIDLAINHLSDSHPLFVKALEDENSEEAKMFRFFDHPGEYECWWGIKSMPEINYDDRGALEEFITGENSVVNFWMDKGADAIRFDCGNDLGMEICELIYRQMKAKDPSVAVIGEVTNYAADWMKCYDGIQDYFYTKSLFSLLDGKITSRQFGMNMKKRYEAYGHEKALSSFLMVSSHDFPRLMHSCKGDMTKYFQALTLQFTLPGIPMIYYGEEIGMEGAWDPLNRAPMIWDEEKWNRQVYDFHKKMIAFRRTRPELEGGSFEDLSEWLDNGVVAFLRVGEAPEDYSVTLINTTDEDLYFDLFVPSSHMYGEVKMCDYFGEGVALSEDSCLYISMRAGQCSVYVPDYLYKPNYTYYKKRSLKL; the protein is encoded by the coding sequence ATGAGTGAAAAAGACTGGAAAAAAAGCGCGGTAATCTACCAGATCATGGCGGATCGGTTTTTTATTGGAAATGGAAAAACGGTAGAGGATAAAGTGAAAGAGGGACTCTATGGGGAAAAAGCCGTGCCCGTAAGCTGGAACAGTCTTCCCGAAGCCGGACCTGAAGCTCCCTATCAGTTTTTCGGCGGAGATTTTCAGGGTATCATTGAGAAGCTCGATTACATTAAAGATCTCGGTGCCGACACGCTCTATATAACTCCCTTCTTCGATTCTCCCAGTTATCACAAATACGATGCCCTTGATTTCAGAAGCATTGATAAGGCATACGGAACATTCGAACTGTACGGCCGCCTGAGGGAAGAACTGAAAAAGCGCGGTATGCATCTGATTATCGATCTGGCCATCAACCATCTCTCCGACAGCCATCCTCTCTTTGTCAAAGCGCTGGAGGATGAGAACTCCGAGGAGGCAAAGATGTTCCGCTTCTTCGATCATCCGGGGGAATACGAATGCTGGTGGGGCATTAAAAGCATGCCCGAAATCAATTACGATGACCGGGGCGCTCTGGAAGAATTTATTACCGGAGAGAACAGCGTCGTCAATTTCTGGATGGATAAAGGAGCCGATGCTATCCGCTTCGATTGCGGGAACGACCTGGGCATGGAAATCTGCGAGCTGATCTACAGGCAGATGAAAGCGAAAGATCCCTCGGTGGCCGTTATCGGCGAAGTGACCAACTACGCCGCCGACTGGATGAAATGCTATGACGGGATCCAGGATTATTTCTATACCAAAAGCCTGTTCTCCCTTCTCGATGGGAAAATAACATCCCGTCAGTTCGGTATGAATATGAAAAAGCGCTACGAGGCCTACGGGCATGAGAAAGCCCTTTCCAGTTTTCTCATGGTATCCTCCCACGATTTTCCCAGGCTGATGCATTCCTGCAAAGGCGATATGACAAAATATTTCCAGGCGCTCACTCTGCAATTCACTCTGCCGGGAATCCCCATGATCTACTACGGCGAGGAAATCGGCATGGAAGGGGCATGGGATCCGTTGAACCGGGCTCCCATGATCTGGGACGAGGAGAAATGGAACCGCCAAGTCTACGATTTCCACAAAAAGATGATAGCTTTCCGCAGAACCAGACCGGAACTGGAAGGGGGAAGCTTTGAAGATCTTTCGGAATGGCTCGATAACGGTGTTGTGGCTTTTCTGAGGGTGGGGGAGGCTCCGGAAGATTATTCGGTCACCCTGATCAATACCACCGATGAAGATCTGTATTTCGATCTGTTCGTTCCCAGCTCCCATATGTACGGCGAGGTGAAGATGTGCGATTATTTCGGTGAGGGCGTGGCCCTGTCCGAGGATTCCTGTCTCTATATCTCCATGAGGGCGGGGCAGTGTTCCGTTTATGTGCCCGATTATCTCTATAAGCCGAATTACACTTATTACAAAAAAAGGTCACTGAAATTGTGA
- a CDS encoding FKBP-type peptidyl-prolyl cis-trans isomerase, with protein MKIEKNTTVALNYVLKKKDGTVLESTGQQGPVTILFGHDMLPKTVEDAIEGKEPGDSVNIEVESQDAFGEPSGNLVYVLPLNMFDNCENLNVGDDVMANNGAGEIIVKITAIEGDKVTVDANHPYAGMDVVFEIGVMDVRETTPEDLSFFYQGHGHNHDHSCGGGGCGCGGDSGCDTEACGCEGSCDSSSCGCGH; from the coding sequence ATGAAAATTGAAAAGAATACAACAGTGGCATTGAATTATGTACTGAAAAAGAAAGACGGAACAGTTCTCGAATCAACAGGTCAGCAGGGACCGGTCACCATACTGTTCGGTCATGATATGCTTCCGAAAACCGTTGAAGACGCCATCGAAGGGAAGGAACCGGGCGACTCGGTCAATATTGAAGTTGAATCTCAGGACGCTTTTGGCGAACCTTCCGGGAATCTGGTTTACGTTCTCCCCCTTAACATGTTTGACAATTGTGAGAATCTGAATGTCGGTGATGACGTTATGGCAAATAATGGAGCCGGAGAAATCATCGTCAAAATAACTGCCATCGAAGGCGACAAGGTAACGGTTGATGCCAATCATCCTTATGCCGGTATGGATGTGGTTTTTGAGATAGGAGTGATGGATGTAAGGGAAACAACCCCTGAAGACCTCTCCTTTTTTTATCAGGGCCACGGACATAATCATGATCATTCATGCGGAGGCGGAGGTTGCGGCTGCGGGGGCGATAGCGGATGTGATACCGAAGCGTGCGGATGCGAAGGCAGCTGTGACAGCAGCTCCTGCGGATGCGGCCACTAG
- a CDS encoding HDOD domain-containing protein encodes MENFEKYASKLPVIPEVASRILSIGEDNQDFSFKKLEEIISLDPMLTSRILKVANSALYARQKEITTLQMAIGLLGFKNIKSLVLLISASQFSRQFESDPFYNDFWTHSIVTAFIAREIYYRNKDRVNQDLAFTLALLHDIGKVALFNFDPAAYRKVLEEAENGKESYPAIERKHMGTDHHEAGAQIMRIWNLPDIFAQSVELHGKNDIDSPDADLIRNISIADYIAGKLGFGTVEENIAGDWAFLLKGTDVGPDDLTFFLQEYEALMVEDPLFLECEKLFPGKKAV; translated from the coding sequence ATGGAAAATTTTGAAAAATACGCCAGTAAACTCCCTGTTATTCCGGAAGTGGCTTCCCGTATTCTCTCAATAGGAGAAGATAATCAGGATTTCTCATTCAAAAAACTGGAAGAGATAATATCTCTCGATCCCATGCTTACTTCCCGTATTCTGAAAGTCGCCAACTCGGCTCTATACGCCAGGCAGAAGGAAATTACGACTCTTCAAATGGCTATCGGGCTTCTGGGATTCAAGAATATCAAGAGTCTCGTTCTTCTGATTTCGGCTTCGCAGTTTTCAAGGCAGTTTGAAAGCGATCCATTTTACAATGATTTCTGGACTCATTCCATAGTTACGGCTTTTATTGCCAGAGAAATCTATTACCGCAACAAGGACCGGGTGAATCAGGATCTCGCCTTTACGCTGGCTCTTCTGCATGATATAGGAAAAGTGGCTCTCTTCAATTTTGACCCGGCGGCGTACCGGAAAGTCCTGGAAGAAGCGGAAAATGGAAAGGAAAGTTATCCTGCCATCGAAAGAAAACACATGGGAACCGATCATCATGAAGCGGGTGCGCAAATCATGCGAATCTGGAATCTTCCGGATATCTTTGCCCAATCGGTGGAGCTGCATGGGAAAAATGATATCGATTCACCCGATGCGGATTTGATCCGGAACATTTCCATTGCCGACTATATCGCCGGTAAACTGGGATTCGGCACGGTTGAAGAGAACATAGCAGGCGATTGGGCTTTTCTTCTCAAAGGAACCGATGTGGGGCCTGATGATCTGACGTTCTTTCTTCAGGAATACGAAGCCCTCATGGTGGAGGACCCGCTTTTTCTGGAATGTGAGAAACTGTTTCCCGGGAAAAAAGCTGTATGA
- a CDS encoding GAF domain-containing protein codes for MIKFEKSNLRKLLEILVLVLFLYLINLFFFQNNPGFFQGQFNPYSALALLAAAYYGKFYGFLTFFLSLVVSMIPLSRDLDIMAYWQNVWENNNISLTIQLVGVYIFGLIRDSYTLQVSNYRRTARKEVSDKFKFKKEAEALAAVNQELEERVLRQTEAVTSLYTQIKALHSQNLTETLNVLLQTVRKFSWADKASIWRFDQSSLKLVMMANIGWGPDDFENSIVDIDESIEGWSFRNNKIFSVRMLLEFENLVKLDKKRNIFTFPISFAGHVWGILNIENMPFTKYNLYVEKILSILIDLSAPEIERAVEYESLISFEEINPHTGLPAYTQFYNLVEMNIAKGEKGKHNFSIVLIEILNFSELADQYAESDLWNMLKLLMEDLSDIADNKIDFFHYKESNQLAIYYPDIDYDGVSMFCLEMVGLINSSKWKIRNEKVNMEAILGFSSFGSQPVPVQELFSVAEHLLEMQKV; via the coding sequence ATGATAAAATTTGAAAAATCCAATTTGAGGAAACTTCTGGAAATCCTCGTTCTTGTGCTTTTTTTATACCTCATAAATCTTTTCTTTTTTCAGAACAACCCGGGATTTTTTCAGGGACAATTTAATCCTTACAGCGCTCTGGCTTTACTGGCCGCCGCATATTACGGGAAGTTCTATGGATTTCTCACTTTCTTCCTCTCTCTTGTTGTGTCCATGATTCCCTTGAGCAGAGATCTGGATATTATGGCCTATTGGCAGAATGTCTGGGAAAACAACAATATAAGTCTGACCATACAGCTTGTGGGAGTCTACATCTTCGGATTGATCCGCGATTCCTATACGTTACAGGTCAGCAATTATCGCAGAACCGCCCGCAAGGAAGTTTCCGATAAATTCAAATTCAAAAAAGAGGCTGAAGCGTTGGCCGCTGTCAATCAGGAACTGGAGGAAAGAGTCCTCCGGCAGACTGAGGCGGTGACTTCCCTGTATACGCAGATCAAGGCCCTTCATTCCCAGAATCTCACTGAGACCCTCAATGTTCTCCTTCAGACAGTCCGGAAATTTTCCTGGGCGGATAAAGCTTCTATCTGGCGTTTTGATCAATCGAGTCTCAAGCTGGTTATGATGGCCAATATCGGATGGGGCCCTGATGATTTTGAAAATTCAATCGTCGATATCGATGAATCTATCGAGGGGTGGTCTTTCCGTAATAATAAGATTTTCTCCGTCAGGATGCTGCTTGAATTCGAGAATCTGGTGAAACTGGACAAAAAAAGGAATATTTTCACTTTTCCCATCAGTTTCGCCGGTCATGTCTGGGGCATTCTCAATATAGAAAATATGCCTTTCACGAAATACAATCTCTATGTGGAGAAAATCCTCTCCATACTCATCGATCTGTCGGCTCCGGAAATAGAGCGGGCTGTTGAATACGAGTCGCTTATTTCCTTTGAGGAGATCAATCCCCATACGGGTCTGCCTGCCTACACCCAGTTTTACAATCTTGTGGAAATGAATATCGCCAAAGGAGAGAAAGGCAAACACAATTTCAGTATCGTCCTGATCGAGATCCTCAATTTCTCCGAGCTGGCCGATCAGTATGCCGAATCGGACCTTTGGAATATGCTCAAGTTGCTGATGGAGGATTTAAGTGATATCGCTGATAACAAAATCGATTTTTTCCACTATAAAGAATCGAATCAGCTCGCTATTTATTACCCCGATATCGATTACGACGGCGTTTCCATGTTCTGTCTGGAAATGGTCGGACTCATCAACAGCAGCAAGTGGAAGATCCGTAATGAAAAGGTCAATATGGAAGCCATATTGGGTTTCTCCTCTTTCGGCAGCCAGCCCGTTCCCGTACAGGAGCTGTTTTCCGTAGCGGAGCATCTGCTGGAAATGCAAAAGGTTTAA